A genomic region of Bosea sp. 124 contains the following coding sequences:
- a CDS encoding GH25 family lysozyme: MPVRSRILERTTLGALALGGLLTCLAAPAAALYPKKSDSAPHHGVRDARRQAIQGIDVSRWQGEIDWNQVRDAGTRFAFIKATEGGDHLDPSFRQNWAEAKKAGVARGAYHFVWWCRPAREQVRWMKRHIPRDKDALPPVLDVEWQNGSQCTRKVSREDALEKMRIMLAALHEHTGKKPIIYTDINFHEDVLEGEFNDYPYWLRSTAAPLRHRYKREQWEFWQFTTTGRVPGITGDVDRNAFFGTEQQFLAWREGRFDIGARKWHGGEPKVASQRPPATSAGSRAPKAAGATPLRLAPPAGIPQRTAHND; encoded by the coding sequence ATGCCGGTGCGATCGAGGATTCTGGAGCGGACGACACTCGGCGCGCTGGCGCTTGGCGGCCTGCTGACCTGCCTGGCCGCGCCCGCCGCTGCGCTCTATCCCAAGAAGAGCGACTCCGCCCCCCATCACGGCGTCCGCGATGCGCGTCGTCAGGCGATCCAGGGCATCGACGTGTCGCGCTGGCAGGGCGAGATCGACTGGAACCAGGTCAGGGACGCCGGCACCCGCTTCGCCTTCATCAAGGCGACGGAAGGCGGCGACCATCTCGATCCGAGCTTCAGGCAGAACTGGGCCGAGGCGAAGAAGGCGGGCGTCGCCCGCGGCGCCTATCATTTCGTCTGGTGGTGCCGGCCGGCCAGGGAGCAGGTGCGCTGGATGAAGCGCCACATCCCGCGCGACAAGGACGCCCTGCCCCCGGTTCTGGACGTGGAGTGGCAGAACGGCTCCCAATGCACCCGCAAGGTCTCGCGCGAGGATGCACTGGAGAAGATGCGCATCATGCTCGCGGCGCTGCACGAGCACACCGGCAAGAAACCGATCATCTACACAGACATCAATTTCCACGAGGACGTGCTCGAGGGCGAGTTCAACGACTACCCTTACTGGCTGCGCTCCACGGCCGCGCCGCTGCGCCATCGCTACAAGCGCGAACAGTGGGAGTTCTGGCAATTCACCACCACCGGCCGCGTGCCCGGCATCACCGGCGACGTCGATCGCAACGCCTTCTTCGGCACCGAGCAGCAGTTCTTGGCCTGGCGCGAGGGGCGCTTCGACATCGGCGCCCGCAAATGGCATGGCGGCGAGCCGAAAGTCGCGAGCCAGAGGCCGCCCGCGACCTCGGCCGGCTCGCGCGCGCCGAAGGCAGCCGGCGCCACGCCGCTGCGCCTCGCCCCGCCAGCCGGGATTCCGCAGCGCACCGCGCATAACGATTGA
- the mgtE gene encoding magnesium transporter: MTDTEKAPGETLERPIRDEDGAIDAGLVEQVSQALLLSDLTTLRAVVADMHEADLGALLEALDPEERPRLISLLGPDFDFTALTEVDDSVREEILEELSAQTVAEGVRDLDTDDAVYILEDLDEADKQEVLDRLTPAERIVLQQGLDYPEDSAGRRMQSEILAVPAFWTVGQTIDHLRQTDNLPERFFEILVADPAHHFVGSVPLDRLLRTQRPVAIATLVDEDSRAVKATDDIEDVARLFQRYNLIAAPVIDGAGRLVGVITIDDIVDVIEDAADDDVKQLGGVHADEELSDPVPKIARSRFSWLFINLVTSFLAAAVMSLFEAQLSQVVALAILAPVVASQGGNAATQTMTVAVRALATQELGAWNLRRFFTREMIVGLINGVGFALITGGVAALWFASPGLGVVIAIAMAFNLLAAAVAGVAIPVLLDRYEIDPAIASGTFVTTVTDVVGFFAFLGVAALWLAQG, from the coding sequence ATGACGGACACCGAAAAGGCTCCGGGCGAGACGCTCGAGCGCCCGATCCGCGACGAGGACGGGGCGATCGACGCCGGCCTCGTCGAGCAGGTCTCGCAGGCACTGCTGCTCTCCGACCTGACGACGCTGCGCGCCGTCGTGGCCGACATGCACGAGGCCGATCTCGGCGCCTTGCTGGAAGCCCTCGACCCTGAGGAGCGGCCGCGGCTGATCTCGCTGCTCGGCCCGGATTTCGACTTCACCGCCCTGACGGAGGTCGATGATTCGGTCCGCGAAGAGATTCTCGAGGAGCTTTCGGCCCAGACGGTCGCCGAGGGCGTCCGCGACCTCGACACCGACGACGCGGTCTACATTCTCGAAGACCTTGACGAGGCCGACAAGCAGGAGGTGCTCGACCGGCTCACCCCGGCTGAGCGCATCGTCCTGCAGCAGGGCCTCGACTATCCCGAGGACAGCGCCGGCCGGCGCATGCAGAGCGAGATCCTCGCCGTGCCGGCCTTCTGGACAGTCGGCCAGACGATCGATCATCTCCGCCAGACCGACAATCTGCCCGAGCGCTTCTTCGAGATACTCGTCGCCGATCCGGCCCATCACTTCGTCGGTTCGGTGCCGCTTGACCGGCTGTTGCGCACCCAGCGCCCGGTCGCGATCGCAACCCTCGTCGACGAGGACAGCCGCGCCGTGAAGGCGACCGACGACATCGAGGATGTGGCGCGGCTGTTCCAGCGCTACAATTTGATCGCGGCGCCCGTCATCGACGGTGCCGGGCGGCTCGTCGGCGTCATCACCATCGACGATATCGTCGATGTGATCGAGGACGCCGCCGACGACGACGTCAAGCAGCTCGGCGGCGTCCATGCCGACGAGGAACTCTCGGACCCGGTGCCGAAGATCGCGCGCAGCCGCTTCAGCTGGCTCTTCATCAACCTGGTGACCTCCTTCCTCGCCGCTGCCGTGATGAGCCTGTTCGAGGCGCAGCTCTCCCAGGTCGTGGCGCTCGCGATTCTCGCGCCGGTGGTGGCGAGCCAGGGCGGCAACGCTGCGACGCAGACGATGACCGTCGCGGTGCGGGCGCTCGCGACGCAGGAACTCGGCGCCTGGAACCTGCGCCGCTTCTTTACCCGCGAGATGATCGTCGGTCTGATCAACGGCGTCGGCTTCGCGCTGATCACCGGCGGCGTCGCCGCGCTCTGGTTCGCGAGTCCGGGCCTCGGCGTGGTCATCGCCATCGCGATGGCCTTCAACCTGCTCGCTGCCGCCGTGGCCGGCGTCGCCATTCCGGTGCTGCTCGACCGCTACGAGATCGATCCCGCAATCGCATCGGGAACTTTCGTCACGACCGTCACCGATGTCGTCGGCTTCTTCGCCTTTCTCGGCGTCGCTGCGCTCTGGCTCGCCCAAGGTTGA
- a CDS encoding NAD(P)-dependent oxidoreductase gives MPQYNRILITGAAGRLGSQLRAGLAPLARIIRLADREPLGPLAAHEEEAIFDLSDMEATMAATEGCDAIVHFGGAPTEREWQIVLDSSIRGSYHVYEGARKHGVKRIVYASSVHAIGFHEIGAQISVDAPVRPDCLYGVGKTFVESLSRLYWDKYGIETACLRIFSSFPEPVDRRMLWSYLSFADCVRLVTASLTAPFVGHTISFGTSDNAVKAVDNSGANHLGYRPQDSSEAFRADVEAKSPALDPISPAGRYLGGKFCEMAHPDDHAKA, from the coding sequence ATGCCGCAGTATAACCGCATTCTGATCACCGGAGCGGCCGGACGTCTCGGTTCGCAGCTTCGCGCCGGCCTTGCGCCACTCGCCCGTATCATCCGCCTCGCCGATCGCGAGCCGCTCGGGCCGCTCGCCGCTCACGAGGAAGAGGCGATCTTCGACCTCTCGGACATGGAAGCCACGATGGCCGCGACCGAGGGGTGCGACGCCATCGTGCATTTCGGCGGCGCACCGACCGAGCGGGAATGGCAGATCGTCCTCGATTCGAGTATCCGCGGCTCCTACCACGTCTACGAGGGTGCCCGGAAACACGGCGTCAAACGCATCGTCTACGCCTCGTCGGTGCATGCCATCGGCTTCCATGAGATCGGGGCGCAGATATCGGTCGATGCGCCCGTCCGTCCCGATTGCCTCTACGGCGTCGGCAAGACGTTCGTGGAGAGCCTCAGCCGGCTGTACTGGGACAAGTACGGCATCGAGACGGCGTGCCTGCGGATCTTCTCGTCCTTCCCGGAGCCGGTCGACCGCCGGATGCTGTGGTCCTATCTGTCCTTTGCCGATTGCGTACGCCTCGTCACGGCATCGCTGACCGCTCCCTTCGTCGGCCACACGATTTCTTTCGGCACCTCGGACAATGCCGTGAAGGCCGTCGACAATAGCGGCGCCAACCATCTCGGCTATCGACCGCAGGACAGCTCGGAGGCGTTCCGGGCCGATGTCGAAGCGAAATCGCCCGCACTCGACCCGATATCGCCTGCCGGGCGCTATCTTGGCGGCAAATTCTGCGAAATGGCTCACCCCGACGACCACGCGAAAGCCTGA
- the lipB gene encoding lipoyl(octanoyl) transferase LipB: MFLSSAGSPAVEWVVAEGLTGYDAAVAEMEMRAGLIADGLARERVWLVEHPALYTAGTSAKDEDLIAPERFPVHRSGRGGQFTYHGPGQRVAYVMLDLKRREPDLRRFVAALESWLIATLDGFNIRGERREDRVGVWVRRPEKAEGAEDKIAAIGIRVRRWVSFHGISLNVEPELAHFDGIVPCGVSDHGVTSLVDLGLPLTMADVDSGLRAEFERIFGPTVAA, from the coding sequence ATGTTCCTGTCCTCCGCCGGCTCCCCGGCGGTCGAATGGGTCGTGGCCGAGGGGCTGACCGGCTATGACGCCGCCGTCGCCGAGATGGAGATGCGCGCCGGGCTGATCGCCGACGGGCTGGCGCGCGAGCGGGTCTGGCTGGTCGAGCATCCGGCGCTCTATACCGCCGGCACCTCGGCGAAGGATGAGGATCTGATCGCGCCGGAGCGTTTTCCGGTGCATCGCAGCGGGCGCGGAGGGCAGTTCACCTATCACGGGCCGGGTCAACGCGTGGCCTATGTCATGCTCGACCTGAAGCGGCGCGAGCCGGATCTCCGGCGCTTCGTCGCGGCGCTGGAATCCTGGCTGATCGCGACGCTCGACGGCTTCAACATCCGGGGCGAGCGCCGCGAGGATCGCGTCGGCGTCTGGGTGCGCCGACCGGAGAAGGCAGAAGGCGCCGAGGACAAGATTGCCGCCATCGGCATCCGCGTGCGGCGCTGGGTCTCGTTCCACGGCATCTCGCTCAATGTCGAGCCGGAGCTGGCGCATTTCGACGGCATCGTGCCCTGCGGCGTCAGCGACCATGGCGTGACCTCGCTGGTCGATCTCGGCCTGCCGCTGACGATGGCGGATGTCGATTCGGGGCTGCGGGCCGAATTCGAGCGCATCTTCGGGCCGACCGTCGCCGCCTGA
- a CDS encoding isovaleryl-CoA dehydrogenase — MLANAPRPFNFDLGETADAIRDTVHAFAQEKVAPRAQEIDATNQFPRDLWPQMGALGLHGITVKDEDGGSGLGYLEHVVAIEEVSRASASVGLSYGAHSNLCINQIARNGSAAQKAKYLPKLISGEHVGALAMSEPGAGSDVVSMKTRAVKTGDRYVLTGNKMWITNGPIAETLVVYAKTDPEAGSKGITAFLIEKGMKGFSTHQKLDKLGMRGSDTCELVFEDCEVPEENVLGSVGRGVNVLMSGLDYERVVLSAGPLGIMQAALDVVMPYVHERRQFGQSIGQFQLVQGKLADMYVMMNACKAYVYAVAKACDRGETTREDAAGAILISAEKATQIALDAIQLLGGNGYINDYPTGRLLRDAKLYEIGAGTSEIRRMLIGRELFEKTK; from the coding sequence ATGCTCGCCAACGCGCCCCGCCCCTTCAATTTCGACCTCGGCGAGACCGCCGACGCGATCCGCGACACGGTCCATGCCTTCGCGCAGGAAAAGGTCGCCCCGCGCGCCCAGGAGATCGACGCGACGAACCAGTTCCCGCGCGATCTCTGGCCGCAGATGGGCGCACTCGGCCTGCATGGCATCACGGTCAAGGATGAGGACGGCGGCTCGGGGCTCGGTTATCTCGAGCATGTCGTCGCGATCGAAGAGGTCTCACGCGCCTCGGCTTCGGTTGGCCTGAGCTACGGCGCCCACTCCAATCTCTGCATCAACCAGATCGCCCGCAACGGCAGCGCCGCGCAGAAGGCGAAATATCTGCCGAAGCTGATCTCCGGCGAGCATGTCGGCGCGCTTGCCATGTCCGAGCCGGGAGCCGGCTCCGATGTCGTCTCGATGAAGACCAGGGCCGTCAAGACCGGCGACCGCTACGTTCTGACCGGCAACAAGATGTGGATCACCAATGGCCCGATCGCCGAGACGCTGGTGGTCTACGCCAAGACCGACCCGGAAGCCGGTTCGAAGGGCATCACCGCCTTCCTGATCGAGAAGGGCATGAAGGGCTTCTCGACCCACCAGAAGCTCGACAAGCTCGGCATGCGCGGCTCCGACACCTGCGAACTCGTCTTCGAGGACTGCGAGGTGCCCGAGGAGAACGTGCTGGGCAGCGTCGGGCGCGGCGTCAACGTGCTGATGTCGGGGCTCGACTATGAGCGCGTCGTGCTCTCGGCCGGCCCGCTCGGCATCATGCAGGCGGCGCTCGATGTGGTCATGCCCTATGTCCATGAGCGCCGGCAGTTCGGCCAGTCGATCGGCCAGTTCCAGCTCGTCCAGGGCAAGCTCGCCGACATGTATGTGATGATGAACGCCTGCAAGGCCTATGTGTATGCCGTCGCGAAAGCCTGCGACCGTGGCGAGACCACCCGCGAGGACGCCGCCGGCGCGATCCTGATCTCGGCCGAGAAGGCGACGCAGATCGCGCTCGACGCGATCCAGCTCCTCGGCGGCAACGGCTACATCAACGACTACCCGACCGGCCGCCTGCTGCGCGACGCCAAGCTCTACGAGATCGGCGCCGGCACCAGCGAGATCCGGCGGATGCTGATTGGGCGGGAATTGTTCGAGAAGACGAAGTGA
- a CDS encoding CorA family divalent cation transporter, translating to MTSPTAIADAQSRLGIVWAYRFDGEGVPALIERESVPGVDPAEGFVWIHLDLVHSRAKAWITEQPWLPAGAEEMFVSPESHQRLDHSAGLVWGVSHDLVRDIASDSDRVGALYWIVGERLLLTGRRDALQSIRLAADALNRGEEVGSPVLLFEQIIEYIIDDVANAVVRLMDETDSVEDHVLADRFDDAPAQVGAVRRMAVRLHRQLGGLHLLFRRFAETNSGRKAPDEVKAAAARLLQRIDGLHHDVQSVQDRARLLQDEMTARTASQTNRQLYVLSILTALFMPATFITGLFGINVKGLPWMEHDLGALFVALACICAALLTLVLLRRRGVIGG from the coding sequence ATGACCTCCCCGACCGCCATTGCCGATGCGCAATCCCGCCTGGGCATCGTCTGGGCCTATCGCTTCGATGGCGAGGGCGTGCCCGCGCTGATCGAACGCGAGAGCGTTCCCGGCGTCGATCCCGCCGAAGGCTTCGTCTGGATCCATCTTGACCTCGTCCACAGCCGCGCCAAGGCCTGGATCACCGAGCAGCCCTGGCTGCCGGCAGGCGCCGAGGAGATGTTCGTCTCGCCGGAAAGCCATCAGCGTCTCGACCATTCCGCCGGCCTGGTCTGGGGCGTCTCCCATGACCTCGTCCGGGACATCGCCTCCGACTCGGACAGGGTCGGTGCACTCTACTGGATCGTCGGCGAGCGGCTGCTGCTGACAGGGCGGCGCGACGCATTGCAGTCGATCCGGCTCGCTGCCGACGCGCTGAATCGCGGCGAGGAGGTCGGCAGTCCGGTCCTGCTCTTCGAGCAGATCATCGAATACATCATCGACGACGTGGCCAACGCGGTCGTGCGGCTGATGGATGAAACCGACAGCGTCGAGGATCATGTGCTGGCCGACCGCTTCGACGACGCGCCGGCGCAGGTGGGCGCCGTGCGCCGCATGGCGGTGAGACTACACCGCCAGCTCGGGGGGCTGCACCTGCTGTTTCGGCGTTTCGCCGAGACGAATTCCGGCCGCAAGGCGCCCGACGAGGTCAAGGCGGCCGCCGCGCGCCTGCTGCAGCGCATCGACGGGCTCCATCACGACGTCCAGTCGGTGCAGGACCGCGCCAGGCTTCTCCAGGACGAGATGACCGCCCGAACCGCGAGCCAGACCAACCGCCAGCTCTATGTGCTCTCGATCCTGACGGCGCTGTTCATGCCCGCGACCTTCATCACCGGCCTGTTCGGCATCAATGTGAAGGGCCTGCCCTGGATGGAGCATGATCTTGGAGCGCTCTTCGTTGCCCTCGCCTGCATCTGCGCGGCGCTCCTGACACTGGTCCTGCTCAGGCGCCGCGGCGTGATCGGCGGCTGA
- a CDS encoding carboxyl transferase domain-containing protein, with the protein MPVIESKVDLNSAETRANAEAWNGLRSELQERRATAALGGNAKARERHTARGKLLPRERVLRLLDPGSAFLEIGSLAAFGMYEGDVHGAGMIAGIGRVAGREVMVVCNDATIKGGTYYPMTVKKHLRAQEIARENRLTCVYLVDSGGANLPHQTEVFPDREHFGRIFYNQATLSAEGIPQIAVVMGSCTAGGAYVPAMSDETIIVKNQGTIFLGGPPLVKAATGEVVSAEDLGGADVHARLSGVADHYAGDDTHALAIARRIAANLNSVKRPDLDIAEATEPLYDPAELEAVVPTDLKKQYDIREVIARLVDGSEFDEFKKLYGTTLITGFARIHGIPVGIIANNGILFSESALKGAHFIELCCQRRIPLLFLQNITGFMVGRDFETRGIAKDGAKLVTAVASARVPKITVLVGGSFGAGNYGMCGRAYSPRFLFTWPNSRISVMGGEQAASVLATVRRDNIEADGKSWSSEEEEAFKAPIRDGYEREGSPYFATARLWDDGIILPSETRRVLALAFSACLNAPVPETKFGVFRM; encoded by the coding sequence GTGCCGGTCATCGAGAGCAAGGTCGATCTGAATTCGGCCGAGACGCGCGCCAATGCCGAGGCCTGGAACGGGCTGCGGTCCGAGCTTCAGGAGCGGCGCGCTACGGCGGCGCTCGGCGGCAATGCGAAGGCGCGCGAGCGCCACACCGCACGCGGCAAGCTGCTCCCCCGGGAACGCGTCCTGCGCCTGCTCGATCCGGGCTCGGCCTTCCTCGAAATCGGCTCGCTCGCAGCCTTCGGCATGTATGAGGGCGACGTCCATGGTGCCGGCATGATCGCCGGCATCGGCCGCGTCGCCGGACGCGAGGTGATGGTCGTCTGCAACGACGCCACCATCAAGGGCGGCACCTATTACCCTATGACGGTGAAGAAGCATCTGCGGGCGCAGGAGATCGCGCGCGAGAACCGGCTGACTTGCGTCTATCTGGTCGATTCGGGCGGCGCCAACCTGCCGCACCAGACCGAGGTGTTCCCGGACCGCGAGCATTTCGGCCGGATCTTCTACAACCAGGCGACGCTCTCGGCGGAAGGAATCCCGCAGATCGCGGTCGTCATGGGCTCTTGCACGGCCGGCGGCGCCTATGTGCCGGCGATGTCGGACGAGACGATTATCGTCAAGAATCAAGGCACTATTTTTCTGGGCGGCCCGCCCCTGGTGAAGGCCGCGACCGGCGAGGTCGTCTCGGCGGAGGATCTCGGCGGTGCCGACGTCCATGCCAGACTGTCCGGCGTCGCCGACCATTATGCCGGTGACGACACCCATGCACTCGCCATCGCGCGCCGCATCGCGGCCAACCTCAACAGCGTCAAGCGGCCGGACCTCGACATCGCCGAGGCAACCGAGCCGCTCTACGATCCGGCCGAACTCGAAGCGGTCGTCCCGACCGACCTGAAGAAGCAATACGATATCCGCGAGGTCATCGCCCGCCTCGTCGACGGTTCCGAATTCGACGAGTTCAAGAAGCTCTATGGCACGACGCTGATCACTGGATTCGCCCGCATCCACGGCATCCCGGTCGGCATCATCGCCAATAACGGCATCCTGTTCTCCGAAAGCGCGCTGAAGGGCGCGCATTTCATCGAACTCTGCTGCCAGCGCCGGATTCCGCTGCTCTTCCTGCAGAACATCACCGGCTTCATGGTCGGCCGCGACTTCGAGACGCGCGGCATCGCCAAGGACGGGGCGAAGCTCGTCACGGCGGTCGCCTCGGCGCGGGTGCCGAAGATCACCGTGCTGGTCGGCGGCTCGTTCGGCGCCGGCAATTACGGCATGTGCGGCCGGGCCTACTCGCCACGTTTCCTGTTCACCTGGCCGAATTCGCGTATCTCGGTGATGGGTGGCGAGCAGGCGGCGAGCGTGCTCGCCACGGTGCGCCGCGACAACATCGAGGCGGACGGCAAGAGCTGGTCGAGCGAGGAGGAAGAGGCGTTCAAGGCGCCGATCCGCGATGGCTACGAGCGCGAGGGCTCGCCCTATTTCGCCACCGCCCGGCTCTGGGACGACGGCATCATCCTGCCCTCGGAAACCCGCCGCGTGCTGGCGCTGGCCTTCTCCGCCTGCCTCAACGCGCCCGTGCCGGAGACGAAGTTCGGCGTGTTCCGGATGTAA
- a CDS encoding glycoside hydrolase family 25 protein, giving the protein MTIVKPATFLAAAALAVLGGCVAMEGHYPAKGDARPHPGVAQAHSYPIHGIDISRWQGDIDWTAVRGAGTRFVYMKATEGGDHVDPAFLRNWEGARRAGIPRGAYHFVYWCRPAHEQAVWFKQQIPNDPDALPPVLDVEWNGHSKTCPQKIERSLALEKIKLMLTELEQLTGKKPVIYTDITFHKEVLEGEFNDYPYWIRSTAALPETRYANRPWAFWQFTTTGRIPGIKGDVDRNAFFGNDGEFVGWRTGEFDIGTRRWDKQKPVPPQPSPGPERPAAPTTSPAVARIPGSVAPISSSFQPPDDEVAETE; this is encoded by the coding sequence ATGACCATCGTGAAGCCCGCAACTTTCCTCGCCGCCGCCGCCCTCGCGGTCCTTGGCGGCTGCGTGGCCATGGAGGGTCACTACCCCGCCAAGGGCGACGCGCGCCCGCATCCGGGCGTGGCGCAGGCGCACAGCTACCCGATCCACGGCATCGACATCTCGCGCTGGCAGGGCGACATCGACTGGACCGCCGTGAGGGGCGCCGGAACCCGCTTTGTCTACATGAAGGCGACCGAGGGCGGCGACCATGTCGACCCCGCCTTCCTGCGCAACTGGGAAGGCGCGCGCCGTGCCGGCATCCCGCGCGGCGCCTACCACTTCGTCTACTGGTGCCGCCCGGCCCACGAGCAGGCTGTCTGGTTCAAGCAGCAGATACCCAACGACCCCGATGCCCTGCCCCCGGTGCTCGACGTCGAATGGAACGGCCACTCCAAGACCTGCCCGCAGAAGATCGAGCGGTCGCTGGCGCTTGAGAAGATCAAGCTGATGCTGACCGAGCTCGAGCAGCTCACCGGCAAGAAGCCGGTGATCTACACCGACATCACCTTCCACAAGGAGGTGCTGGAGGGCGAGTTCAACGATTACCCCTATTGGATTCGCTCGACCGCGGCCCTGCCCGAAACGCGCTACGCCAACCGGCCCTGGGCGTTCTGGCAGTTCACCACGACCGGCCGCATTCCCGGCATCAAGGGCGATGTCGACCGCAACGCCTTCTTCGGCAATGACGGCGAATTCGTCGGCTGGCGCACTGGCGAGTTCGACATCGGCACGCGGCGCTGGGACAAGCAGAAGCCCGTGCCGCCGCAGCCGAGCCCGGGCCCCGAACGCCCGGCCGCGCCGACGACCTCTCCGGCCGTCGCGCGGATTCCGGGCAGCGTCGCGCCCATCTCTTCGTCCTTCCAGCCGCCGGACGACGAAGTCGCCGAGACCGAGTGA
- a CDS encoding FAD-binding oxidoreductase encodes MLEDKRSHGLWELSAPPAPPTTVLGGSVSADVVIVGAGYTGLSAALHLAKAGRSAIVLEAVEIGFGASGRNSGFVNAGLWVMPDDLIATLGQVYGNRLIQLLGDAPREVFALTEHYGMQCQADHRGTYHCAVGPSGLQQLQARQVQWSRLGAKVELLSTEETQARTGAVGYRASLFDPRAGTIQPLAYARGLAAAAISEGATIHTRSAVTSFERSGEAWYVRTAGGSVSAKWLILATDAYSAGPTSMIREEQVRLPYFHISTPPLSHNLRKTILPNGGAGWDTKTILSGFRLDAEGRLIVGSVGALRSTGLGIHRGWAKRHIRKLFPQLGDVEFETEWYGQIGMTPDHLPRLHTYGANANAIGINGYNGRGIAPGTVFGRELARLVLGETSLEGMPLPVSDVGAPAFREWREAYYEVGAQLAHLPVVPA; translated from the coding sequence ATGCTGGAGGACAAGCGTTCGCACGGGCTCTGGGAACTCTCGGCACCTCCCGCACCGCCGACAACGGTCCTTGGCGGGAGCGTCTCCGCCGACGTCGTCATCGTTGGAGCTGGGTACACCGGCCTTTCGGCGGCCCTCCATCTGGCGAAGGCCGGCAGATCAGCCATTGTGCTCGAGGCGGTCGAGATCGGGTTCGGCGCGTCCGGCCGCAATTCAGGCTTCGTCAACGCCGGGCTCTGGGTGATGCCCGATGATCTGATCGCGACGCTCGGCCAAGTCTATGGCAATCGCTTGATCCAGTTGCTCGGGGACGCGCCGCGCGAGGTCTTCGCCTTGACCGAACACTATGGAATGCAGTGCCAGGCCGACCATCGCGGTACCTATCACTGTGCGGTCGGTCCCAGCGGTCTGCAGCAGCTTCAGGCGCGGCAGGTGCAATGGAGCAGACTTGGCGCGAAGGTCGAGTTGCTGAGCACTGAGGAAACTCAGGCAAGGACCGGCGCCGTCGGCTATCGGGCGTCACTGTTCGATCCCCGAGCCGGAACGATCCAGCCGCTCGCCTATGCCCGCGGTCTCGCAGCGGCAGCGATCAGCGAAGGCGCGACGATCCATACGCGCAGCGCGGTGACGTCCTTCGAGCGCAGCGGCGAAGCTTGGTATGTCAGAACCGCTGGCGGCAGCGTCAGTGCGAAGTGGCTGATCCTGGCGACGGACGCCTATTCTGCCGGCCCGACGTCCATGATACGCGAGGAGCAGGTGCGCCTGCCCTATTTCCACATCTCGACACCACCGCTGAGCCACAATCTCCGCAAGACCATTCTGCCGAATGGCGGAGCGGGCTGGGACACGAAAACCATCCTGAGCGGCTTCAGGCTCGACGCCGAAGGCAGGCTGATTGTCGGAAGTGTCGGTGCTCTCAGATCGACAGGGCTCGGCATCCACCGCGGTTGGGCCAAGCGGCATATAAGGAAGTTGTTTCCGCAACTCGGTGATGTCGAGTTCGAGACCGAATGGTACGGCCAGATCGGTATGACGCCCGATCATTTGCCTCGGCTTCACACCTATGGTGCCAACGCCAACGCCATCGGCATCAACGGCTACAACGGACGCGGTATCGCGCCGGGGACTGTCTTCGGGCGCGAGCTCGCCCGGCTTGTTCTTGGCGAAACGAGCCTCGAGGGGATGCCGCTACCGGTATCGGACGTGGGTGCGCCGGCATTCCGCGAGTGGAGAGAAGCCTATTATGAGGTCGGCGCCCAGTTGGCGCACCTGCCTGTCGTTCCGGCATAG
- a CDS encoding FliM/FliN family flagellar motor switch protein: MKADLDLVPVELTVVLGSARMPIYKLLRMGRGAIIELNASETDEVQILANNHPFAKGIVVVSGSRISVEITQMLKRPTVYTLQTVAAAA; the protein is encoded by the coding sequence TTGAAGGCCGATCTCGATCTCGTACCTGTCGAATTGACGGTGGTGCTGGGCTCCGCCCGGATGCCGATCTACAAGCTCCTGCGCATGGGCCGCGGCGCGATCATCGAGCTCAATGCCAGCGAGACCGACGAGGTCCAGATTCTCGCCAACAATCACCCCTTCGCCAAGGGTATCGTCGTCGTCAGCGGCTCCCGCATCTCCGTCGAGATCACGCAGATGCTGAAACGGCCGACGGTCTACACACTTCAGACCGTCGCCGCGGCAGCCTGA
- a CDS encoding gamma-glutamylcyclotransferase family protein: protein MPLYFAYGLNMDPAGMAQRCPRSTALGLARLPRHRFIVTRDGYASVIRDPREEVHGVLWDCALGDIRTLDKFEELASGLYVKISQPVIVPGGAKRALVYIGRSGEVGKPKPGYLETVIASAKHWSLPESYVAGLNRFLSKPALDLKSPNPDASDLPPGPVKGVRPRALAPK from the coding sequence ATGCCCCTCTACTTCGCTTACGGCCTCAACATGGACCCCGCCGGGATGGCGCAGCGCTGCCCGCGTTCGACGGCGCTCGGTCTGGCGCGGCTGCCGCGCCATCGCTTCATCGTCACCCGCGACGGCTACGCCTCGGTCATCCGCGACCCGCGCGAGGAGGTCCATGGCGTGCTCTGGGATTGCGCGCTGGGCGACATCCGCACGCTGGACAAGTTCGAGGAACTGGCGAGCGGGCTCTACGTCAAGATCAGCCAGCCGGTGATCGTGCCGGGCGGCGCCAAGCGCGCGCTGGTCTATATCGGCCGCTCCGGCGAGGTCGGAAAGCCGAAGCCGGGCTATCTGGAGACGGTGATCGCCAGCGCCAAACACTGGTCTCTGCCAGAGAGTTATGTAGCCGGCTTGAATCGATTTCTGAGCAAGCCCGCACTGGATCTGAAGTCGCCGAACCCGGATGCGAGCGATCTGCCGCCAGGGCCGGTCAAGGGCGTCCGCCCGAGGGCGCTGGCTCCGAAGTGA